A stretch of DNA from Lotus japonicus ecotype B-129 chromosome 4, LjGifu_v1.2:
GCTCCTAGATCTAGCATGGCATTTTCAATTTTAGTATCACCTATGACACAAGGAACAGAAAACGTACCTGGATCCTCACACTTTTCAGGAACATCAGAAACAGGAGCAGGTTTACCAGCTTTACCTATGATTGCAGAAACGTTTCTCCCCATGCGAACTCTTTCATTTCCTTTCAGCTTCCTTTTCTGAGTGCATAATTCTTTCAGAAACTTTGCATATCTTGGAATtttcttgagtgcatcaagtAGAGGTATGTTCACCTCCACTTTCTTGAATATCTCCAAGATTCCCTTATCtacctcttccttcttcttgctTGGCATAGCTTTCGGAGGGAATGGAAGAGGAATGGCAGGTGGTTGTACTTGGAAGGTTCTTGTGGCAGTGGTCTCTGTCTCCTTTTCAGGTTCAGGCTCTGGCTCTGGTCCATGATCTGCATCAATTTGCTTCCCCGACCGTAAGGTGATGGCACTCACATTTCTTGGATTGACAACCGTCTGAGAGGGCAGCTTATCAGAATTCTGGGACTGTAGCTGGTTTATTGAAGTAGCCATCTGTCCTATCTGGGTGGTCAGATTCTGAATAGAGGATCTGGTGTCTTGTTGGAACTGCATGTTTTGGGCTGTCAGGTGCTTCAACATATCCTCCAATGAAGATTCTTTAGATTGCGGTGGTGCAACAGGGTTGTTAGCCTGTTGTTGCATTGGAGGAGGAACATATGGTCTAGCATTATTCTGAAACGGTGCTTGGGCAGGTTGGGACTGATCAGACCATCTAAGATGGATGATTTCTCCAGCCAGGGTTATATCTGTTAGATGACAGATCATAATTTTGTTGAGATCGATTATTGAAAATGTTGGCAGCATATGCTTCAGGATTCTCATCTGTAGGTTCCTGCCGAGAAGGACAAACATCAGTATTATGGTCTTTAGTGCAAATGCCACAAACCTTTGCCTGTTGTGAAGATTTATTCTGGTTCATGGCCAATTGAGTAACCAAGCTGGCAATGGTTTCCATCCTCTTCTCAAACTTGTCCATCCTTGGATCTGTCCCAATCTCATTAACAGTTTTAATAGCATCATTACTCCTTGTGTGAAACTGCTGAGAATTAGCAGCCATCTTCTCAAACAACTGCCTGGCTTCAGTAGGAGTCATGTCATTCAATGCACCTCCACAAGCAGCATCAATGAGATGTCTCTCCATGTTGAGCAAACCCTCATAGAAATACTGAACTAGGAGCTGCTCGGAAATCTGGTGATGGGGGCAGCTCACACATAGTGTCTTGAATCTTTCCCAGTATTCATGTAGAGTCTCTCCATGTAGCTGCCTGATTCCTGAGATGTcttttctgattgaagttgtccTAGAGGCAGGGAAGAACTTCTCAAGAAACTTTCTTTTCAGGTCGTCCCAGCTTGCAATGGATGAAGGAGGCAGATTATACAGCCAAGTCTTTGCAGTTCCCTGAAGGGAATGAGGAAAAGCCTTCAAACAGATATGATCCTTGTCAACTTCAGGAGGCTTCATGGTGGATATGACAGTAAGAAACTCCTTGATATGCATATGAGGATCTTCACCTGCAAGACCACCAAACTTAGGCAATAAATGGATTAGTCCAGTTTTGAGTACACATGGTACATCCTCAGGATACTGGATACACAAGCTTTCGTAGGTGAAATCAGGTGCAGCCAGCTCCCTTAATGTTCTTTCTCGCGGTCCTTCTTCAGCCATGTTATCAAAAACTGCAACAaaatcagaatcaaaatcaaggtcagaatcagaatcacttGAATGAGGATCAATTACAAAAGCCCTACGTGCTCTAATTAACCTATGACATTCTCTATCTATTTCAGAAATAAATGGATGCACAAACCCAGGATTTGCCCTAGTCATGCAACACTAAGTATCCCAAATAGAATAAGAAtgaaagtaaattttttttttcgaaaccctaaaaaaaaacttttggcgGAAGGCCTTTTTTTGCGTTTTTAAGAATCGATCTCACGGCGAAGCCGTCACAGATggattggaatttttttttctaccccaaaagcatataaattaTGTTGAATTCCGAGTTCTAGAGCAAAAGATATGGCCGTTTGAAGTTACAGCCTAATTATCCTTCAAAAATCACTAATCCTTACCTTCACAGTACCTGCGTCAGAGATCGAGCTTGTTAATACtactaataataatactaatactaCTAACtagtactactactactactaataTTAATACTAACTCTATTGAACCTTTGGCAAGGACGataatccccggcaacggcgccaa
This window harbors:
- the LOC130713096 gene encoding uncharacterized protein LOC130713096, which codes for MTRANPGFVHPFISEIDRECHRLIRARRAFVIDPHSSDSDSDLDFDSDFVAVFDNMAEEGPRERTLRELAAPDFTYESLCIQYPEDVPCVLKTGLIHLLPKFGGLAGEDPHMHIKEFLTVISTMKPPEVDKDHICLKAFPHSLQGTAKTWLYNLPPSSIASWDDLKRKFLEKFFPASRTTSIRKDISGIRQLHGETLHEYWERFKTLCVSCPHHQISEQLLVQYFYEGLLNMERHLIDAACGGALNDMTPTEARQLFEKMAANSQQFHTRSNDAIKTVNEIGTDPRMDKFEKRMETIASLVTQLAMNQNKSSQQAKVCGICTKDHNTDVCPSRQEPTDENPEAYAANIFNNRSQQNYDLSSNRYNPGWRNHPS